Sequence from the uncultured Draconibacterium sp. genome:
TTGTTTTGTTGCCGGAGGAATTTATATGCCACCGGCACCGGTGTTAAAATCGATAAGGAATTATGTGGCCGGTCATGCCGAAGAATTTCTGGAAATTACCAGGGAACCCGATTTTAAAAAACAATTCCCGGAAATGTATAACGATAAATTAAAGCTGGCGCCAAAGGGTTTTCCGAAAGATCATGAGCACATCGATTTGCTGAAATACAAATCGTATATCTACTCGAAACCATTGAAAGAGAGTGTAGTAACCAGTGATGACTATGTTAAGGAAGTGGTAAAGTTTTACGAACAGCTTTATCCGGTAAACGTATTTTTATACGAAGCCTTGGCCGGGTAATTATTTTTATTGCTTCTTAATAATGGCGAAGAGGGTTACTTTTTAGGGCTCTAAAGAATATTATAATATAAGACCCTTATTTTTTATCTTCCCGATTTCAATGAAATGCCCCGGTTGTTCTGACCGGGGTTCTTTTATTTATAACCATTCAATACAGAGATGGTTAGCGCTATTTTTTGTTTTTCAGAATGGAAAGAATAATTACTTTTGCTGCCATTAAATATCAAATTCTTATAATTTAACGACTATGAAAAAAGTACTACTTGCAATGGCTTTTGTTGCATTTATGTTTTCTGTTAATGCCCAAAATGTACAGTTACACTACGATTTCGGTGAAGGCCGAAAAATGCTGACCTCAACAGTTGAAATGTTCCGTCCCGACGCTTACGGTTCGACATTCTTTTTCATCGACATGGATTATGGTGCTGATGGAACAGGTATCGACAATGGTATTTCGTTAGCTTACTGGGAAATTGCGCGTGCTTTTAAATGGAACGAAACGCAGAAATTTATGCCACGTGTTGAATACAACGGCGGAACAATGAAGCTTGCACCTGAAGATGCTCCCTGGATTCCGATCGAAAACTGCTGGTTGGCTGGTGTTGAACGTACCTGGGCTTCGGCTGATTTCTCTAAGATTTTAACCTTGCAGGCCAATTACAAGTACATTAAGGATAAAGAAGATGCAGCTTTTCAGTTAACAGCTGTATGGACCGTACAAATGGCCGAAGGAAAAGTTACTTTCACCGGTTTTGCTGATTTCTGGAAAGAAGAAATGTTCTGGGGAACTGACTACCGTTTATTAACTGAGCCTCAATTGTGGTACAACCCATGTAAAAACTTCTCGTTTGGTACTGAAATCGAGTTAAGCAACAACTTTGTTGGAGACGAATTTGCTGTGAAGCCAACGCTGGCTGTTAAATACACATTCTAAAACCTGAATTATGATCGATAAATTTTTTAATATCAGCGGCCGTGGTTCTTCTTTCAAAAAGGAGATCATTGGTGGGGCAACCACCTTTTTAACTATGGCCTACATCATTTTTGTAAACCCATCGATTTTGGGCGATGCAGGAATGGATAGAAATGCACTGATCACAGTTACGATTGTAGCCTCTCTTATTGGTACGCTTTTGGCCGGTGTTTGGGCCAAAGTACCTTATGCAATGGCACCCGGAATGGGTTTGAATGCCTTTTTTACTTACACACTTGTTTTAGGAGCCGGTGTTGAGTGGCAAACTGCTCTTGGAGTGGTATTCATTTCAGGTGTGATATTTTTGGCGCTTACTGTTACCGGTATTCGAACAAAAATTATTCATACCATCCCTCTGGCTTTGCGACTGGCAACCGGAGCTGGTATTGGATTGTTTATCTCGTTCATCGGCTTTAAAAACATGGGATTGGTTGTTGCCAACCCTGCAACATATGTTGGTTTAGGCGAATTTACTCCAACCCTGTTGATTGGTTTAGGCGGTTTACTTATAACTGCCATTCTGGAAGTGAAAAAAGTACGTGGCGGAATCTTCTACGGAATTATTATTACAACTATAATTGCAATAGTTGCCGGAGAAGTTCAGGCACCGGAGTCGTTTGTTTCTATGCCTCCAACTATGAGCCCGCTTTTACTGAAACTGGATATTCTTTCGGCGCTTAGCCTTGGATTGATCGGTGCGATTTTCTCGTTTATGTTTGTCGATCTTTTTGATTCGGTTGGAACAATTGTAGCGTGTTCGTACGAAGCCGGTTTTGTTGATAAAGATGGTAAAGTGGAAAATGTTGACCGCATTCTGGAAGCTGACGCGATTGCAACCGTTGCCGGTACGCTATTAGGAACAAGTACAACAACTACTTACATCGAATCTGCTTCGGGAATTGCAAATGGTGCTAAAACAGGTTTTGCTTCAGTTATTACAGCTGCCTTATTCTTTTTGGCGCTGTTCTTTGCTCCGCTTATCGGTATTGTACCAAGCTACGCAACCGCACCTGCATTGGTAATCGTTGGAGTGTATATGTTCAAGAATATCAAACAAATTGATTTTGCCGATTTTTCGGAAGCGATTCCGGCTTTCCTGACTATTATCTTAATGCCTTTAACTTACAGTATTTCCATTGGTTTATCGTTTGGATTTATCTCGTATGTGGTATTGAAAGCTGTGGCAGGTAAGTACAAGGAGGTTTCCTGGCTGATGTGGGTTATTGCTGTATTGTCAGTAATAAACCTGTGGTTTGGAGTATAAATATTCCATATAAAAAATAGTTAAAAGGATTGTCGTACGGCAATCCTTTTTTTGTACTTTTATTTTTCATTGAGGCATTAGCTCAGCTGGTTCAGAGCATTACCTTGACAGGGTAGGGGTCACTGGTTCGAATCCAGTATGCCTCACAAAAAAAAAGGAAGCAATCATCAGGATTGCTTCCTTTTTATCTTCGAATAAATTGTCTTAATCTGTTACATGATTTGTGCTAAAATAGACCATTTCGCGAACTATTTTTCCGTCATCGTTAAATGAATGAGAGAGCATTAAAGGCATCTCCACTTTTTTACCACTTTCTTCATCGGTGTACGAATAATTCCACCACGAATAAACTACATATCCGTTATTCAGTTCGTAGAAAATACAATCCGGGTAGCCAACCTGTTCAAAATGGATATCCTTTCTGGTGGCAAAATGGCTGGCAACATCTGCAGTTCTTTCTTCCAGGTTCATAGTTTCATCGTAGCCTCCTGCCAAACTACTGAAAATGGCATCTTCAGTAAAGAATCCTTTTAAGCCTTCTACATCTTCATCAACATATGTATTAAGTAATTTTCTTACTGTTGCTATGTAGGGGTGGTTGATGTAAACCTTTCCATTTTCGCGGATTGTTTGAGCATTCCGAATGTCCTCGAAAACATTATTGTTATAGTATTGAATGAAAGTGGCAATTTTTCCATCATCGTTAAAAGCGTATAAACAGTGCATATGCAGATCCAGGTTTATACCTGTTTTTTCGTTTGTTCCGGTGAGCAGCAGCCAATCCTGAACCCACATTTTTCCATCTTTATATTCTATTGCATCAGGATAGGCACCCGGCGTATCTTCAACATTAAAATTCACAAAGTTATTGGTCCAGTAACTCGTGTTTTTACTAAAGTTCTCAGCCGAGGTTTTCCAGTCATTGCCGTTCCGTATAATCATTATCGAGTCGGCAAAAAACGTTTTTACTTTTTCGGTGTCACCATTTTTAACGGCATTCCAAAAGCCTCTTGTCACGTCTATGGTTTCGTGTTCGTTAAACACGGTACCATTTTTCTTTTGAGCGAATGATGTAATTGCAAGGAGAGTTGCGATTAGCAATACAGCAAATTTTTTCATAATGTAATCTTTAGTTAATTGTTTAGAAAAAATCCGGCAATATATCACTTAACCTAATTGGTATGTATATACAATTTACGCATAACTTGATTAAAATGAAAATAATAGATGGTGTAAAGTGCAGGAATACAGCATGATAGTGTGTTTCTGTAAATGGGTGTGTTGTACGTGGTGGGATTAACGTATTGATATTGAGCGCCATAAAAGATAAAAAGGTCCAAAAATAGACAAAAGCGTAATCATTTTATTTTCAATTACAGGACTTTATGGTGTTGTGCAATTGAATTTGAAATGGAGAAGCTCGTTTTCGATTTTTTAGTAAAACATTTTATTTTACTTTTAGCAAAGTATTAAATCAACTAAACGATGTTAAGAAAGAGTAGAAGGGATTTTATAAAAGCCTCCGCTTTGACCGGAGCAGGTTTACTATTTTTAACGCCCAAAAGTTACGCCTGGGAGAAAATGCAAAATGATAACACATTGAAAGGAAAGAAAGTACTTTATGTTTATGGTGGCTGGAGTGGTCATGAGCCAAAACAATCGGTTGACGTATTTGTGCCGTGGCTAAAATCTGAAGGTGCAGAGCTTACGGTTTCTGACAGCCTGGATAGCTACCTGGATGAAGAATTAATGGGGTCTGTAGATTTGATTGTTCAAGCCTGGACGATGGGAACCATCACAAACGAGCAGGAAAAAGGCCTTTTAAAAGCCATTGGAAACGGAGCCGGGTTGGCCGGTTGGCATGGCGGTATTGGCGATTCGTTCCGAAATAATACCGAATACCAGTTTATGGTTGGCGGGCAGTGGGTCGCACATCCCGGTGGAGTTATTGATTATTCAGTACAAATTACCGATAAGAACGATCCTGTAACAAAAGGATTAAGCGATTTTCGCATGCATTCAGAGCAGTACTACATGCACATCGATCCGAATGTAAAAGTGCTGGCAACAACCGAATTTACCGCTGAACATTCGTCGTGGATTGAAGAGTGTGTAATGCCGGTGGTTTGGAAAAAATACTATGGTAGCGGACGTGTATTTTACAGCTCGTTGGGGCACGTTATGACTGATTTTGAAGTGCCGGAAGCACTGGAAATTATGAAACGCGGAATCCGTTGGGCAGCAGAAAGTAAATATGCTCCAAAAGAAAAGTGGGTGAGTCCGGTTTATAAATAAAAAAACCGCTCTTTTTCAAAGAACGGTTTCTTCTTATTTTTATAAAAACGAATTATCCGTTTAATGCTTCGGCACCACTTACAATTTCCAGAATTTCTCCTGTAATGGCTGCCTGGCGTGCTTTGTTGTATTCCAAAGTAAGCGATCCGATAAGATCGGTGGCATTATCAGTTGCCTGGTGCATAGCCGTCATTCGGGCGCCGTGTTCGGCAGCATTCGAATCAAGTAAAGCTTTGTAAAACTGAATTTTTAACGAACGCGGAATAAGCTCCTGTATAATATGCTCTTTCGATGGTTCGTAAATAAAATCGTAGTTGCCATTATCTTCGCCTTCTTCCATTTCAACCGGGAGAAACTGTTCGGCAGCCTGAACCTGAACGGCTGCATTTTTAAACTGGTTGTATACCAGCTCAATGCGGTCGTAATGTTTGTCGGCAAACGATTTCATACATTCTTCGGCAACTCTCGAAACATTTTCAAAAGTAAGCGCGTCGAACAATTCATTCTGGTCGGCTATTACATTGTACCCACGGTGTTTTAACTGGCGTGCTCCCTGTTTTCCGATGCACATAAATTCAAGGTTGCCCAATTGCAATTGTTGTGCATATTTTGTGTTGGCTACCTCAACTGCTTTTTTGGAGATGTTGCTGTTAAAACCACCACATAAACCGCGGTTTGAAGACACCAGGATCAAAAGCACCTTTTTAGGTTCGCGTGTTTGCGTATAAACCGAATCTTCAACATTTTCGAGGCTGGCACTCAGCGAAGTAAGAATCTCGTGCAGTTTTTCTGCGTACGGTCTGATCTGAAGAATGGCATCCTGCGCTTTTTTTAACTTGGCAGCCGAAACCATTTTCATGGCACTGGTTACCTGCCGTGTGGTTTTTACCGATGCTATTCGGGTGCGTATTTCTTTTAATCCAGCCATATTTTGGAATGTTGGAGTATCAGAATATTGGAGTGCTAGAATTGTTCCATTCTAATATCCCAATATTCTAACCTTCTAATATTTATTTATATTTCTCTGCTGTTTCTGCAGCTACTTTTCTAATGGTTTCCTCAATTTCAGGAGTAAGTTTACCGGTTTTCAGTTCATCAAGAACCGGGCGGTGCGACATTTCCATTGTTTCCAGGAAATCGGCTTCAAACTCTTTCACCTTATCAATTGGCACACTACGAAGCAACTCGTTGGTTCCGCAATAGATAATGGCTGCCTGGTGTTCAACTTTTACAGGCGAATACTGTCCCTGTTTCAGGATTTCCACATTTTTACGTCCCTTATCAAGTACACGCATTGTAGCGGCATCCAAATCGGAACCAAATTTAGAAAATGCTTCCAGTTCGCGGAACTGTGCCTGGTCGAGTTTTAATGTACCCGAGATCTTCTTCATCGATTTGATCTGTGCACTACCACCAACACGCGATACCGAGATACCAACGTTAATCGCCGGGCGAATACCCGAGTTAAACAGGTTCGATTCCAGGAAGATCTGACCGTCGGTAATCGAAATTACGTTGGTTGGAATATATGCAGAAACGTCGCCGGCCTGTGTTTCAATAATAGGAAGTGCGGTTAACGAACCACCACCTTTTACTTTATCTTTCAAACACTCCGGTAAGTCGTTCATGTTTTTTGCAATCTCATCCGATTCGATGATTTTTGCCGCACGCTCCAACAGGCGCGAGTGCAAATAGAAAACATCGCCCGGATAAGCTTCGCGACCCGGTGGACGGCGAAGTAGAAGTGACACCTCACGATATGAAACGGCCTGTTTCGAAAGGTCATCGTAAATAATTAATGCATGACGACCGGTATCGCGGAAATATTCACCGATAGCTGCACCTGCATAGGGTGCATAAAACTGCAATGCGGCAGGATCTGATGCAGTTGCCATAACAATAACGGTATAGGCCATTGCACCGGCTTTTTCAAGCGTAGCGGCAATATTTGCAACTGTAGAACCTTTCTGGCCAACTGCCACATATATACAATAAACCGGATTTCCCTGTTCGTAGAATTCGCGTTGGTTAATAATGGTGTCGATGGCTACTGCGGTTTTTCCTGTCTGACGGTCGCCAATAATCAACTCACGCTGACCACGGCCGATCGGAATCATCGCATCAACAGCTTTTAATCCTGTTTGCAGCGGTTCTTTTACCGGCTGACGGAAAATTACCCCCGGCGCTTTCCTTTCCAAAGGCATTTCAAAAAGTTCGCCGCTTAGTGCACCTTTTCCATCAATTGCTTCACCAATGGTATTTACCACACGGCCAAGCAAGCCTTCACCAACATTAATCGATGCAATACGACGTGTACGTTTTACGGTATCACCTTCTTTAATTTCTTCTGTAGGACCTAAAAGTACAGCACCAACATTGTCTTCTTCAAGGTTCAATACAATGCCTTTCATTCCGTTTTCGAATTCGATCATCTCATTCGATTCCACGTTCGAAAGTCCATAAATACGTGCAATGCCGTCGCCGACTTGCAGAACGGTGCCAACTTCTTCCAGTTCGGCTACCGATTTAAATCCTTCGAGTTGTTGCTTTAGAATTTCAGATACTTCAGCAGGTTTTATATTAGCCATGTTCTATTATTTTATGCTTGTCGCTATCGTTTATAATTCGGTTTCTAACAAGGTTTGTTTTACCTTTCGTAATTGGGTTGCCACGCTGGCATCATACTGTTTATCATCCATTCGCAATATCAGGCCACCCAGAATATCGGGATTTACCTGAGCCGATAACTCAATAGTAGCATTCAGCTCTTTTCCCAACAGTTCTTCCACCTTTTTAAGTGTAGAAGCATTAACTTCAGAAGCTGTTGTAAGAACGGCCGATTTAATATTGAGGTCTTTACGTGTAAGATCCAGAAAATTACGGCAGATACCCGGAATGTGTACTTCGCGTTTGTTTTGAACGATCAGCAATAAAAAGTTAAGACTGATCTCTTCGATTTTACCTTCGAAAATACTTTTTACCAAGGCTGCCTTTTTTGATGATTTTACGACGGGGCTTTCCAGTAAAAGAATAAAATCTTCCGATGATTTGCAGACATCCATAACCAACTGGATATCGGTTTTTAGCTTATCGAGCAGTTTTTTCTCTTTGGCTGTTGAAAAGAAAGCTTTGGCGTATCGTACAGTTATTGCGCTCTGGTCCATACTTAATTCAGCTTGATGTCGTCGATTAATCCGTCAACCATTTTTTCCTGTTCGCCTTTGTTGCTTAATTCTTTGCGAATCACTTTTTCAGCAATACTAACCGAAAGTTCTGCCACTTGTTTTTTGATATCGTTAATGGCAGCTGTTTTTTCAGCCTCTATTTGCTGACGTGCCTGAACAATGGCTTTTTGTGCTTCTTCAGAGGCTTTATCCTTGGCTTCGGCAACAATTTTATCTTTTAATTCTTTGGCCTCTTTCAGAATCGCTTCTTTTTCGCGGCGTGCTTCAGCAATAATTTTTTCATTATCGGCTTTTAGCCCGGCTACTTCTTTCTTGGCTTCTTCGGCCGAGTTTAAAGCAGTTGCAATAGATTCTTCACGCTCTTTTAATGCAGTAAGAATTGGCTTCCACGCAAACTTCTTTAATACAAAAAGTACGACTCCAAAAATGATGAGCATCCAAACAATGGTGCCCGGATTCGGCATTACTAATCCCATGATTTAAAATTTTAAAGTGGCAACAGCATCCCGGGCAATCCCCGGGATGGCTGCCAAAGTTTTTTGCTATACAAAAACGATTAGAATACAAACAATAACTGCGAAGAATGCCACACCTTCGATAAGTGCTGCAGACACAATCATGTTTGATCTGATGTCGCCGCTTGCCTCTGGTTGACGGGCAATAGCTTCCATGGCACTGGCACCGATTTTACCGATACCCATACCAGCTCCAATTGCTGCTAAACCTGCACCAATTGCTGCTCCCATTTTTCCAACCGACGCACCGGCGGCCGCTTGTAGCAATACTGTTAAAATAGCTGATAACATAGCTTTTAATTTTAAATATTAATGATGTTCTGAAGTCGCCATTCCGAAATAGAGTGCCGACAACAGAGTAAAAACATACGCTTGAATAAATGATACCAAAACATCGAGCAGCAGAATGAAAACCGAGAACAGGATGGAGATCGGACTTGCTCCTAATCCAACTGCCGGGCCAAACAGACTGCCGAATACAAAAATAAGGCTCACAAATACCATTACAATAAGGTGACCTGCCATCATGTTGGCAAAAAGTCGGACCATCAGTACAAATGGCTTTGTAATTACACCCGAAAGTTCAACGATAGGCATTAACGGGATTGGGAATTTTAACCACCACGGTACGTCCGGGTTGTAAATTTCTTTCCAGTAATGTTTGTTACCATTAATTGTTGTTACTGCAAAAGTGAACAAGGCCAGTACCATTGTAACCCCGATGTTTCCTGTAACGTTGGCTCCAAATGGCGGAATTGGTATCAATCCCATAAAGTTGTTGATCAGGATAAAAAAGAAAAGGGTTAATAAAAATGGCATGAACTTTTCGTATTTGTGTTCGCCAATGGCAGGTTTTGCTACTTCGTCGCGAATAAAAAAGATGATCGGTTCCAGGACATTTTGAACGCCTGTTGGAGCTTTTCCTTTGTTTTTTTTCGTCAGCCTTGCTGTTGCAAAAACCAGCCACAATAAAATAACTACCGATGCCAAAATACCGGCAATTGTTTTTGTTATTGAAATATCGATGGGTGTTCCAAGTTCGTGCCCTGCGGCATCCAGCTCAACTACTTTGCCTTTAAATTCCTCGCTTTCCGAAATGCGAAAACCTTTGTAAGCACTGTGCCCGTGATGAAATTTCGACGACATAAAAACATGAAATGCTTGTCCGTCGTGTAATTCCGGCTGTTTGCTGTAAACAATTATCGGAAGCGGAATACTAATGTGTTTATCGCCAAACGATGTAATGTGCCAGTCGTACGAATCGGAAACATGGTCGATTACAAATTCTCCGGCGTTAAATCCTTCTTCAGCGTGTGCGTCTGAAGCATGTGCTTCGATTTCTTCTGAATGACTTTCTGTTGCGTGTGTCTTTTCTTCCTCGTGCCCTTGTTGAGCCCGAAGCTGGCCATAACTTAATAACGAAAAGGCAAAGAATATAAAGACGGCTTTAGTAAGCTTAAGCATGGTTAATTCAGTTTTTCTTTGTTTTAACTTGTCTGTAAACATTATAAACAAACGCTTCTCGATAAGAATTTTGTCAGGTTGTTAAAACGAAAATTCTGTTCTAAGGTTCACAAATTTATAAGATTTTTTGGTCCGTGAATGGAAATTGACATTTTTCATTTGATAATTAACAATGTTTAAAAACCTGTTTTAGGAGAAGGGGGAAGAAGTGAAGGTTTATTTTTTATCTGTCGATTTTGTAATTCTGGTAATCTCCGTAACTTCAAAAAAGGTGTAAATAAGGTAAAGCAGCATTAAACAGATAACAAACGGGATGGCATTTTCTTTATCGACAGCAATGTAAACAACGGCTACCACCGAGTACAAAACAAGTTTGAAAAAGGTGATGAGCATATTGCTGCGGGTAAATTTCCCGATATCTTTTTTTGCCATTTTAAGCTGGTAAGCATAAATGCCCATTGTGGCCAAATAAAAGAAAAGCAACAAAAACGGAAGTACCGGCAGATAGTATTCGGGGAACGCCAGTGAAAATACCAGCCAGCCAGTTACGGCAATGGCCAATGTTATTGCCGTAAGTTTTACGATGAAAGCCTTCATTTCCTTTTTCGTTTTTTCGATTTATTATCCGGTTTCAACAGGTTTTTTACACCATAAATGATTGATGCAATTACACCAAATATAACCAGTGTAAGCGTAAATCCTTTAAACTCGTTATTCATCCATTGGTCGATTTTGTAGCCCAGAAGAGTAAATCCTCCGATAATTGCCATCATCTCGAAACCGAGGCTGGAATAGCGAATAAAAGAATTAGTCTTTTTGGTTGTATAAGGTTTTTTCTTTTGCATCTACTTTTGCAGGAGCACTGGTTCCGCCCATGGCGCAGGTACCGGTAAAAGTTGCACCGGGTTCAACGGCCAGTTTCCCGGCAACAATATCGCCTTCAATTTTTGCCGAGGCTTTCATGTTCAAAAGCTCATCAACAGTAACTTTACCTTTTATAAAACCGGCGATCTCAACATTATTGCATTTTACTGTGCCCTCGATATTGCCTTTTGGGCCAATAACAACTCTGCCTTTTGCTTCCAGGTTTCCAACCAGTTGCCCATCAATGCGAATGTCGCTACTTGCCGAAATATCGCCTTTAATGAGTGTTCCTTCACCTAAAATGTTAATCGCTTGATCGGGGGTTTCGCCAAACGTTCTTGTGTTTTGTTTTGCCATGGTTTATTACTTCTTAACTGTCCTTAATAATTGGGTGCCTGAATATACAATAAAATGAATCTTCAGCAAAAAAATGATTTAGATTCACAAAAACAGAACGGCAAAATTTTACATCTATTGTACGCTCTTATTTCGGATCGTAAGCCCATCTTAAATAAGTGCTTCCCCAGGTAAATCCGGCACCAAAAGCAGCGAGAATAATGTTGTCGCCTTTTTTCAGTTGTTTTTCGTAATCCCACAAACAAAGCGGGATTGTAGCCGCCGTGGTATTCCCGTATTTGCGGATATTAATCATTACCTGGTCTTTGCTGATTCCCATTCGGCGGGCAGTAGCTTCAATAATGCGCATGTTGGCCTGATGCGGAACAAGCCACGCAACATCTTCGGAACTGATGTTGTGCTTTTCCATAATTTCAACTGCCACGTCGGCCATGCTCGATACGGCAGCTTTAAAAACAGCTTGTCCTTCCTGGTATAAATAGTGTTCTTTGTTTTTTACGGTTTCCTCCGAGGCCGGTTTTAACGATCCGCCTGCTTTTATGTGCAGGTGATGACGTCCCAAACCGTCAACGCGGTTAATGTAGTCGATAACACCAACATCTTCGGTACTTGGTTCAACCAATACGGCAGCTGCACCATCGCCAAAAAGCGGGCAGGTGGTACGATCCTCGTAATTTATAATAGACGACATTTTTTCGGCGGCAACTATTACTACTTTCTTATAGCGGCCCGATTCGATAAACTGTGTTGCTGTTGACAGCGAAAAAATAAATCCTGAGCATGCAGCATTTAAATCGAAACTCCAGGCGTTGTGAATATTTGTTTTGTGAGCAATAATATTGGCTGTTGCCGGAAGGTTCATGTCGGGTGTAATGGTAGCACAAATCAACATGTCAACTTCTTCGGGTGCTGTGCCGGTTTTTTCCAGCAAATTCTCCACTGCCCTTGCTCCCATGTCACTGGTTGCTTTTCCTTCTTCCTTTAAAATCCTTCGCTCTTTGATCCCGATTCGCTGCATGATCCACTCGTCAGTCGTGTCAACCATTTTGCTGATTTCTTCGTTTGTTAACCGGTATTCCGGGAGATAGGCTCCAACTCCTGTAATTGCTGCCCTGATGTTAGCCATTGTTCAAATACTAATTTTTGTTTACTGAAAATAAAAGTTCTGGTCTTTTTTTACCGGGGTTAAATGTAGAGCGATTTAGAGGAGACAGCAAACAAATGCCAACAGATATGGTGTGGGAAGGTGAAAAAATGTTCTTTATGGCAGAACAATTTATAACATCGTTCGAAAAATCAGAAAATGAGAAATGCGAGTGTGTGTTCACAAAAAATCCATCTTCGGAACTTACCAAAGATGGATTTTTGTTAGTTAAATCCGGAGATTCCGGATGCTTATTTAACTATAATGCAATTTCTTTTTCAATTACTTGTTTTCCTCTGTAGTAACCACATTCAGGACATACTGTGTGGTATTTTACAGTTGTTCCACAGTTTGAGCAAGTAGCCAGAGTAGGTGCAACTGCTTTGTAATGCGTACGTCTTTTATCCCTTCTAGCTTTCGATGTTTTATGCTTTGGATGTGCCATTGTTATGTATTTTTAATTATTATTCTTTAAATTTTTTAATGCAGCCCAGCGCGGATCAATTTCTTCTTCTTCATCGTCGTCCGCTTCAAACTGCGTAATATTGTTTAATCTGTCAATCATTTCCTGGTTACAGCTGTTTTTTCCGCTTTCATCCGGATGAACATGCCGCAACGGAATACTCAGTGTAACGTATTCGTATATAATTTGAGCCAGGCTGATGGCGTGTTCTTCGGGTAAAACCCAGATAACATTGTCGCCTTCTTCAAACTCATCTTCTTCGCCAAATTTTACAAATAATTCGGTTTCTAAAGACACGTCTTGGTGGTAGTTGTCGAGACAGCGGTCGCATACAAGCTCTAACCATCCCTCGAGTGCAAAGCTTAATTTCAGAAATGCACTTCGTTTTTCAAGTTTAACGTTTACGTTAACTTCCCCGTTGTCAACCAGGCTCTCCTCAAAATGCTCAAAGAACTTATCGTTTACCTCAAATTGGTAATCGTGCAGGCCTTCTTTAAGACCTTTAAACTCAATATTATATTTGCTTTTCCAGCTCACGATTCCAAAAAAGTGGATGCAAAAGTATAAATTTTTTATTAACAGATAAAGAAATCGTTGAAATATTTCAAAATTCTTTCCAAATCAAAACAGTTAAATCTGAGCCATTTGCATAAGCGATAAGTTCGTTGATTGAACACAGCGGGGTTGAACTTTGGGTTTTGTTTTTATTTGTTCAGAATAATTCTGAATGTGGTTCCCTTTCCCATTTCCGACGATTTGATAAAAATTTTGCCCTTGTGGTAGATCTCAACAATACGTTTTGCCAACGAAAGGCCTAATCCCCAGCCACGTTTTTTGGTTGAGAACCCGGGGTGGAAAATTGAT
This genomic interval carries:
- a CDS encoding ThuA domain-containing protein; this translates as MLRKSRRDFIKASALTGAGLLFLTPKSYAWEKMQNDNTLKGKKVLYVYGGWSGHEPKQSVDVFVPWLKSEGAELTVSDSLDSYLDEELMGSVDLIVQAWTMGTITNEQEKGLLKAIGNGAGLAGWHGGIGDSFRNNTEYQFMVGGQWVAHPGGVIDYSVQITDKNDPVTKGLSDFRMHSEQYYMHIDPNVKVLATTEFTAEHSSWIEECVMPVVWKKYYGSGRVFYSSLGHVMTDFEVPEALEIMKRGIRWAAESKYAPKEKWVSPVYK
- a CDS encoding nuclear transport factor 2 family protein yields the protein MKKFAVLLIATLLAITSFAQKKNGTVFNEHETIDVTRGFWNAVKNGDTEKVKTFFADSIMIIRNGNDWKTSAENFSKNTSYWTNNFVNFNVEDTPGAYPDAIEYKDGKMWVQDWLLLTGTNEKTGINLDLHMHCLYAFNDDGKIATFIQYYNNNVFEDIRNAQTIRENGKVYINHPYIATVRKLLNTYVDEDVEGLKGFFTEDAIFSSLAGGYDETMNLEERTADVASHFATRKDIHFEQVGYPDCIFYELNNGYVVYSWWNYSYTDEESGKKVEMPLMLSHSFNDDGKIVREMVYFSTNHVTD
- a CDS encoding DUF2461 domain-containing protein; the protein is MEKVLGFLKELTENNNREWFNDNRKWYEECKEKLLFLTDVLINEIGEFDPAVRGLQPKDCVFRIFRDVRFSKDKRPYKTNFGSFICKGGRKSMNPGYYFHIEPGGCFVAGGIYMPPAPVLKSIRNYVAGHAEEFLEITREPDFKKQFPEMYNDKLKLAPKGFPKDHEHIDLLKYKSYIYSKPLKESVVTSDDYVKEVVKFYEQLYPVNVFLYEALAG
- a CDS encoding DUF5020 family protein, coding for MKKVLLAMAFVAFMFSVNAQNVQLHYDFGEGRKMLTSTVEMFRPDAYGSTFFFIDMDYGADGTGIDNGISLAYWEIARAFKWNETQKFMPRVEYNGGTMKLAPEDAPWIPIENCWLAGVERTWASADFSKILTLQANYKYIKDKEDAAFQLTAVWTVQMAEGKVTFTGFADFWKEEMFWGTDYRLLTEPQLWYNPCKNFSFGTEIELSNNFVGDEFAVKPTLAVKYTF
- a CDS encoding NCS2 family permease; the protein is MIDKFFNISGRGSSFKKEIIGGATTFLTMAYIIFVNPSILGDAGMDRNALITVTIVASLIGTLLAGVWAKVPYAMAPGMGLNAFFTYTLVLGAGVEWQTALGVVFISGVIFLALTVTGIRTKIIHTIPLALRLATGAGIGLFISFIGFKNMGLVVANPATYVGLGEFTPTLLIGLGGLLITAILEVKKVRGGIFYGIIITTIIAIVAGEVQAPESFVSMPPTMSPLLLKLDILSALSLGLIGAIFSFMFVDLFDSVGTIVACSYEAGFVDKDGKVENVDRILEADAIATVAGTLLGTSTTTTYIESASGIANGAKTGFASVITAALFFLALFFAPLIGIVPSYATAPALVIVGVYMFKNIKQIDFADFSEAIPAFLTIILMPLTYSISIGLSFGFISYVVLKAVAGKYKEVSWLMWVIAVLSVINLWFGV
- the atpG gene encoding ATP synthase F1 subunit gamma — its product is MAGLKEIRTRIASVKTTRQVTSAMKMVSAAKLKKAQDAILQIRPYAEKLHEILTSLSASLENVEDSVYTQTREPKKVLLILVSSNRGLCGGFNSNISKKAVEVANTKYAQQLQLGNLEFMCIGKQGARQLKHRGYNVIADQNELFDALTFENVSRVAEECMKSFADKHYDRIELVYNQFKNAAVQVQAAEQFLPVEMEEGEDNGNYDFIYEPSKEHIIQELIPRSLKIQFYKALLDSNAAEHGARMTAMHQATDNATDLIGSLTLEYNKARQAAITGEILEIVSGAEALNG